GTGGCCGTGACTTGCCTCCCATTGCCTCGCCAAGGATGCGCTCACCGGTGGCAGTACGGACGACAGCACCACCTCCAGTATTAGTACCGATAAGCGATGAGCAGCAGGACGAAGTTGCAATCGATTGGCCTGATTGCTGGAACTGTTGTTTGCTGGCAGCACCTTTTTTGAACGTTCCCAATGCGAGTTTTGCTCCAGCAGTACTACcgccaccaaccgaaccgatggctgctgcactcgcaccagtgtgatgatgatgatgatgaagtgcatgatgatggtgatgatgatgatgatggtgatggatgaTACAGTCTTTCAACTTTAAcgtgccaccaccggtcggcGTTACACCAATAAACTGGGGTTTGTTGAGCGAATGATGCTGCTTATGAAAGGCCCCTCCGCCTCCCTTGCTTCCCTTGCCAGAGTCAACCTTCGCCTGCGCCGACTTCTTGCTACCAGTGCTCACAATACTGAGGCTGGAGCCACTGCGACCAGCAATCGATGGTCGCACGGACGACACCGGTGGAGCTTCGCTAACAATCGGATTCAGCTCCGGTATAAGCTTTTCGGTGAACGCTTTGGTTGGAGCCAACGTCGGATTTGCTAccgctgtggtggtggtagtgttgatGACGCTTAGTGATGGATCAGTTGCGGTAACGCTGGCGGCAGCTGTTGGTTCCTGCTGTGCACCTTCTTCCGGTTCTTCCACCGGACTGCCAGCAGATGAAATACTGGACATGGTGACGACCTTCGACGAGGTGCTCGCTTCACTAAACCCAGAATCAGAGGCCGGTGGTGTATCCTGCTCGATAGAATCCGATTCTACAATGAAGGAACAGAGGAAAGAGAATTAGAAACTTCTCGTTTGGTTCATCGATGAAACAAGCGTGAATGGTCGATGAGGTTTCAATTTCCTTGTAGCATGCAATTCAACTAGCCAGCCCAATCAATACAACCGGATAAAGCGACCAGAAATGCGAAAGATGGAAAAGACGTGTGAGTTCGATTAGGCTGTGTAATGTTTCCACTGCCACGTGATGGAGGACCATATTGTCTTACTAGACACCACCACGTGACTCTATGGCTAGAATGGGGAACCCAGACGCCAATTGCTAATGCAGCAACAGTGTCGCCTGAGAGGCACAAGGAGATGGATGAGCGAAGAATAATGAATGCTCCCTATCTCTTTCTCATtgtctagctctctctctctctgtttttgttgGCCTACCATCAGTTAGTGGAGACACATTCGTCAGATCCGTTGCAACATCGTCGGAGGGTGttgataatggtggtggtgatggcataGTGTTAgcatgtttcgtttcattaagACACTCTTCGACAACCGGTGGCAGCGGTAAGGTCGGTCTTGGTAAAGCCTGTGCAATCGGTGACAGCTTGCCATCCTTGCCAATGCCCGACTTCGAGCGACGGCGACGCAGTATTTTGCCAAACAATTTatccgaccacgacgatgacgacgatgtccCCGCAGCGGCAggtcgttgtttttgttgctgtgaTACGGGGGATGCATTGGCAGCTGGTGTCGTAAAGGCTATCaccgaacgctgctgctgttgctgttgctcaatTGTTCGTCGCTTCCGGTTCCCCTCGATTGACAATACAGCAGATGAGGTTAAGGACGAGGGCGCGAGCCGCTTCGCCGGGACGGCGATTGGTGCGATCGGAGTGATAGTGTTACCGCCACCGGTACAGGGCACGATCAATGAGGGAAGTTTAGCTTTGTGATTCTGTGTATAAGTGttggtagtagtaatagtagtagctCGATTCTGGCTGGAgttagtggtagtagtgttaTTGGTGGTGGCAGTCGTTGGCCCAATGATGGCCGCGATATTGGTAGGGGGTGGTGGAGCACATCCGACAATAATCGACGAGATTTGTCTACCTTTTTTCGTTGCTAACGCTGCACTAGTACCAACATTCGTTGGTGCTGACGATGTTGCAACCGTGCTCGTCGATCCTTCGGCGTCTTCTGCAGTGCTTGGTTCACCTTGGTTGATGGTGTTTGGTGGACCTCCTACAGCAACCTGATGTATACATTCGGGCGACgaacttttcttttcttgctcCAGCTCGTACGGTTCCACTTCGTCCGTTCCCAGGTGATAGTATCTAATAGAGGAGAAGTGAACAAAGTAAGCAAATGTTAACGTTGATCCCAGAATCGCAAGTAACGACATTATGAAACCCATCGCCTACCTAATGAGCTTACGTGCAGCATAGATCGCTGGTTGCGTTTCGTGACAAGGACCTAGGTACACGCGGTTCAGATTGTGACCCCGGGTATCCGAACGGTACAGTCCATTGTAAACACCATCCGGATTGAGGAACGGAATCACCTTGAACACGTACATGCGCCGCAGCGTTTGCGAAACGATACTCTTCCGGTCGAGCAGCATACTCAGAAAACCATTGAGCACAAAGCTGGCGGGGGTTTCACCCGGATGTACGCGCGATGAGATGAACACAATCTTCTTGTCCCGAAACGTGTGGCAGCGTTGGGCCTGCTCTTCTGGAAAGAGATTGCGTAAACGCGGCTCCCGAGCCGTCTGGATTCCGTGGAACGAGCTAATCGTTAGCAGCTCAATTCGCCGATGTTCGACCGAATGGGTGAGCAACTCGCGGTAGTAATAGATTTCATCGCGCTGCTCAGCACCCTTCGTGTCATCATCCGTCGTTGTCGCCACCGTCGTAGTCGTTGGTGCAACGCCATTCGCGGTActaccgctgctaccgctTAACTGCTGATGGAACGATGGTAACTTCAGTTTGCTACATGCGGaagtggacgacgacgacgacgccactgGTCCTCCACCCTGTGGTAACTCGATCTTCACCTTATTTACAAGATTCGTTATCTGCTGCATCGATTCGGATGTATTCTCATCAATCACCATACCCGATGGTTCGCGCTTCGCCGTCTTTTGCAGCGCTGCACTCGACTCGACCGGCACCGACTCGGAAGCGTCCGAAGATGGTTTCGGGGTCCCGATCGCCGTACCATCGCGAGCCGTCTCGTCAAACGACTCCGGACTTGTACGATCGATACGTTCCATTTTCGCCAACTTTCCCTTCCTTCGACTACTGGGCTGTTTCGTACCATCACCAGGCGTTGGCGTGGTGCTATTCGTTGCGCCAGCGACACAACTGGTATCATACTTTTGCGATATTTCATAAGCCATCTTATTCAGCTCGAACGGATGGCGGCCAAACTTGCGATCGAAGGTGGCCAGCTGATCGAGCAGCTCCGTGTAAGTGAAGGGGAACGTGAACGCATAGTAGATCTTCGTCTGCTCCGAACCGATCTCTGGTGCTTTGTGCAGGAACGAAATGTAGAACACATCGTTGGTGATCTGTGTAGCGGAAATTAAGGGGAACGAGGGAGAACGTTAATGTCATTTGGCCGGATGGTTCCACCAGGCGTATGGTCACACCTACCGAGTAGGATGGTTTATCTTTGATCCTTTCCCACCGTCCATTTGGGCCCACTTTCGTGACCGGGTGCATACCCTGGCTGAACAGTTTCGCCTGTTTGTTCAAATTCATCACGTTAAACTTGACGATCTGGTTCGGCCGGCCGCCCGTCACCGCAAAGTGGAACCAGGTACGATTCTGGTTCTCGTAAGGTGTGCCCGCACAGTCCGGGCGTGTCCATAGATTGAACTCGATCTCCACAAGCGGATTTTCGGTTGCGTGCGGTGTCGGCGACGGTATCGGAAGACCGAGTCCTGCCATCGCCGAAGCGGTGCTCGCACTATTGCCGGTAACtccatgctgctgatgcaagCCAACGCCGAGTGTGGCTGCTACGATTGCTGAagcactggtgctggtagcgATGATAGTGCTGTTGCTCACCACGCCACTGCCGCTACTGGTAACACCGGAACCGATAATGGGAACACCGCTGATGGACGCGACGTTCGATGATCCACTTCCTGCTACTGTTCCTATACCAATCGGACCACTCGATACCGTGTTGCCAACGATGCCGAGTCCTGCgcgaaaacaaatgaaaacacagAATTAGGTTATTTATTTGTAACATTGTCCCCCCTCACGGCTTTCATGCCGCTTCGCTCCCTTTCCTCACGCTCCCGTAGCTATCCTTCCGTAAGATTTAGTACCACAAACGGTAACGATAAATACGGAGGCATtgcaaggttttttttctacttttttcaCCCCGACTCTCCACTGGCATATGCCACTGGCATGGGCTATCGGATCGATTTAACTTGCGTTTGAGGAGCGATGAGAACACGAATGGGTTCTCGAATGATATCCGTGTTCTGAGACAGCATACTTCTCCTGTTTCTATCTTAGCCAGAGGTAAGTGGTGTGTTGGCATTTAAAAGTTAAATAATCATGTTTTTGACTAATCGCTCTAtcatcgatttcatttcgtttggcTGTTCTGATTgcttactctctctttccttcggTCTACTAAATGGCCACGCGCCAGCCTGTGccatcaaatgaaaacaatcgcTAGAATCGATATAGCTATAGTTAGACGCTGAAACACGAAAGGCACGAACAGGAAAGAACGCCCCAGAACAGCTCCtcaagcagcaccaccatctacCCCACACTCTGCTCCGGAcgccacgacacgacgactCGAAGACGTTCTTTCGGCGTGTCCCAAAAATAAAGATTGCATATTCTGTCACCAACATAACCCCGCCCGCACATGCATGCAGCATGTGCGCGACCCCGCGGCTACCGAAAAGGTCAATAAAAACGAGAAACAGCCAAATCTCGCGGCTTGCTTATGTAACCTCCCTCGGAAAGCGCCAAGCTGTCGATGCTAGTCAACAGGAAGAATCTCTAGTCCGACTAAGAATTGGTAAcactgtttgctttcgtttgacGTGGTGGCAAACTTGCAAATTCCCTTTCCGTGAGGCGCCACTTAAACGGTCAAGAATGTGTTGTTGGCCTcggggaggaaaaggagaaagtgTGTGGACACACACGATGCACTACTGTTCCTCATAAGCTGCAGTTGCTGCCAAGTTGCATGGGGTATGATCATTCTGTTAGCGTATTTCTGTGCTTATCCACTTACCTTCTGCACACCGGACCAGCTCAACTTTTCCGAGATTTCCTGAATCAAACTTCGAGTAGAACGTGTATCCAGCGCACTCATAATTGTCGATCATCATTTTGCTGTTGCACCGAGCACGgtttactgctgttgctgctgaaacaAATGCTCCGTGCTGTTTCCGCTTTTCGTTCACTAGACACGGCAATTCATCTTATCCAACTGATTTAAAAGATTATttcaagaaacaaaaaaatgtagaaCTGGTAGGATCGGAACAAAAGCACACAAGTTTTTGGGAAACGGCAGGATTTTGGCTTTTAGTTCAATTCAAAACAATCCGATCGCTAGTAGTAGTCGCCGCAGCTCAACCCCACGGCGGTCGCTTCGTAATAAGACGGCGACAAGAACGATCCACTAACAACaagcctactactaccactccCAACCCGTTTAATGGGGTTGCGCGTCTCTCTTGTGTCAAGAGAGAGACATAGAGAGTGAGAAGAAAGCAGATACTACTACAGTATCGGACAAAAAAAGTGCACCACGCTAGAGATAGTCGTTTCGAAACCTCATTTTCTAtttaacataaaaatatgttgccTCAGTAAATTGGAGAAACACATCATGAAATTATGGGTAATTTCAATTTCGTGATAATAACTTTGATGCAAAAAAACTGCTTCACACGGACCATCAACTTTTCTGTATCGAACTTCGACCAATCTTGAAATCGTACGAAAAAACTTAAAGAAT
This sequence is a window from Anopheles darlingi chromosome 3, idAnoDarlMG_H_01, whole genome shotgun sequence. Protein-coding genes within it:
- the LOC125955781 gene encoding uncharacterized protein LOC125955781 isoform X2; this translates as MMIDNYECAGYTFYSKFDSGNLGKVELVRCAEGLGIVGNTVSSGPIGIGTVAGSGSSNVASISGVPIIGSGVTSSGSGVVSNSTIIATSTSASAIVAATLGVGLHQQHGVTGNSASTASAMAGLGLPIPSPTPHATENPLVEIEFNLWTRPDCAGTPYENQNRTWFHFAVTGGRPNQIVKFNVMNLNKQAKLFSQGMHPVTKVGPNGRWERIKDKPSYSITNDVFYISFLHKAPEIGSEQTKIYYAFTFPFTYTELLDQLATFDRKFGRHPFELNKMAYEISQKYDTSCVAGATNSTTPTPGDGTKQPSSRRKGKLAKMERIDRTSPESFDETARDGTAIGTPKPSSDASESVPVESSAALQKTAKREPSGMVIDENTSESMQQITNLVNKVKIELPQGGGPVASSSSSTSACSKLKLPSFHQQLSGSSGSTANGVAPTTTTVATTTDDDTKGAEQRDEIYYYRELLTHSVEHRRIELLTISSFHGIQTAREPRLRNLFPEEQAQRCHTFRDKKIVFISSRVHPGETPASFVLNGFLSMLLDRKSIVSQTLRRMYVFKVIPFLNPDGVYNGLYRSDTRGHNLNRVYLGPCHETQPAIYAARKLIRYYHLGTDEVEPYELEQEKKSSSPECIHQVAVGGPPNTINQGEPSTAEDAEGSTSTVATSSAPTNVGTSAALATKKESDSIEQDTPPASDSGFSEASTSSKVVTMSSISSAGSPVEEPEEGAQQEPTAAASVTATDPSLSVINTTTTTAVANPTLAPTKAFTEKLIPELNPIVSEAPPVSSVRPSIAGRSGSSLSIVSTGSKKSAQAKVDSGKGSKGGGGAFHKQHHSLNKPQFIGVTPTGGGTLKLKDCIIHHHHHHHHHHHALHHHHHHTGASAAAIGSVGGGSTAGAKLALGTFKKGAASKQQFQQSGQSIATSSCCSSLIGTNTGGGAVVRTATGERILGEAMGGKSRPQTPQTQPLTTVSSASSSLMYGGSGSHYRSHRNEYLNPGGGPQRQLNISLDFLTQQLDERNERVVYEDRSNLFMYLDLHGHASKKGVFMYGNHLPSTAEAVECMLLPRLMSLNSQHFHFDACNFSERNMYYKGKRDGLSKEGSGRVAVYKCTGLIKSYTLECNYNTGKCVNILPARGKEIVAKATHTLVPPKYTPGVFEEVGRALGPSILDLTNSNPLSRLPNCEFRTLQGLRNALRIEIERGSSKARVTNKGPKGTHAKRLANQLSNSIEISKENAIQWANANNPLVVGGVPGAAACVATIGNQGMVPGNATACGTTGTAVTSTNVVKVIGDELQGASGPSLVAAAGVTTGSTGVSRNTFLKAGSTVSHGKTGKISRKGGAGVFGKKKQKVLCDVSSSVTGAGATVVAVPGNGKKLQELVLRGSKDQQQQQTQQQQQHQVPRKKIKVSGMVGVGSGSVGTTGGPIATGLELCFKGTFGSVVGSSSLPNFLSAVPGAAVVTPSVITTKKVKSESKLLDVDDMQCDDSFDAAPCCSYGSGSAGGATVAAVTDADLLMVAGGSSSLLDVTSATTASSDSSNGGAVGKCRKTNTIGTMTTTTVGTAKAKKQPKLAKSTKSTGGDASKKMLKKKRSLKSDSTGLKRKKTRIKPALT
- the LOC125955781 gene encoding uncharacterized protein LOC125955781 isoform X1, which encodes MMIDNYECAGYTFYSKFDSGNLGKVELVRCAEGLGIVGNTVSSGPIGIGTVAGSGSSNVASISGVPIIGSGVTSSGSGVVSNSTIIATSTSASAIVAATLGVGLHQQHGVTGNSASTASAMAGLGLPIPSPTPHATENPLVEIEFNLWTRPDCAGTPYENQNRTWFHFAVTGGRPNQIVKFNVMNLNKQAKLFSQGMHPVTKVGPNGRWERIKDKPSYSITNDVFYISFLHKAPEIGSEQTKIYYAFTFPFTYTELLDQLATFDRKFGRHPFELNKMAYEISQKYDTSCVAGATNSTTPTPGDGTKQPSSRRKGKLAKMERIDRTSPESFDETARDGTAIGTPKPSSDASESVPVESSAALQKTAKREPSGMVIDENTSESMQQITNLVNKVKIELPQGGGPVASSSSSTSACSKLKLPSFHQQLSGSSGSTANGVAPTTTTVATTTDDDTKGAEQRDEIYYYRELLTHSVEHRRIELLTISSFHGIQTAREPRLRNLFPEEQAQRCHTFRDKKIVFISSRVHPGETPASFVLNGFLSMLLDRKSIVSQTLRRMYVFKVIPFLNPDGVYNGLYRSDTRGHNLNRVYLGPCHETQPAIYAARKLIRYYHLGTDEVEPYELEQEKKSSSPECIHQVAVGGPPNTINQGEPSTAEDAEGSTSTVATSSAPTNVGTSAALATKKGRQISSIIVGCAPPPPTNIAAIIGPTTATTNNTTTTNSSQNRATTITTTNTYTQNHKAKLPSLIVPCTGGGNTITPIAPIAVPAKRLAPSSLTSSAVLSIEGNRKRRTIEQQQQQQRSVIAFTTPAANASPVSQQQKQRPAAAGTSSSSSWSDKLFGKILRRRRSKSGIGKDGKLSPIAQALPRPTLPLPPVVEECLNETKHANTMPSPPPLSTPSDDVATDLTNVSPLTDESDSIEQDTPPASDSGFSEASTSSKVVTMSSISSAGSPVEEPEEGAQQEPTAAASVTATDPSLSVINTTTTTAVANPTLAPTKAFTEKLIPELNPIVSEAPPVSSVRPSIAGRSGSSLSIVSTGSKKSAQAKVDSGKGSKGGGGAFHKQHHSLNKPQFIGVTPTGGGTLKLKDCIIHHHHHHHHHHHALHHHHHHTGASAAAIGSVGGGSTAGAKLALGTFKKGAASKQQFQQSGQSIATSSCCSSLIGTNTGGGAVVRTATGERILGEAMGGKSRPQTPQTQPLTTVSSASSSLMYGGSGSHYRSHRNEYLNPGGGPQRQLNISLDFLTQQLDERNERVVYEDRSNLFMYLDLHGHASKKGVFMYGNHLPSTAEAVECMLLPRLMSLNSQHFHFDACNFSERNMYYKGKRDGLSKEGSGRVAVYKCTGLIKSYTLECNYNTGKCVNILPARGKEIVAKATHTLVPPKYTPGVFEEVGRALGPSILDLTNSNPLSRLPNCEFRTLQGLRNALRIEIERGSSKARVTNKGPKGTHAKRLANQLSNSIEISKENAIQWANANNPLVVGGVPGAAACVATIGNQGMVPGNATACGTTGTAVTSTNVVKVIGDELQGASGPSLVAAAGVTTGSTGVSRNTFLKAGSTVSHGKTGKISRKGGAGVFGKKKQKVLCDVSSSVTGAGATVVAVPGNGKKLQELVLRGSKDQQQQQTQQQQQHQVPRKKIKVSGMVGVGSGSVGTTGGPIATGLELCFKGTFGSVVGSSSLPNFLSAVPGAAVVTPSVITTKKVKSESKLLDVDDMQCDDSFDAAPCCSYGSGSAGGATVAAVTDADLLMVAGGSSSLLDVTSATTASSDSSNGGAVGKCRKTNTIGTMTTTTVGTAKAKKQPKLAKSTKSTGGDASKKMLKKKRSLKSDSTGLKRKKTRIKPALT